The genome window GAGCGCGGCGACGGTGTCGGACCTGCCGGCGAGGGACTTGCCGACGGTCTCCGTCCAGTCGGTCGCCGCCTGGTCCAGGAACGGCGGCCACTGGAACGAGGGCGAGACCGTGCCGCTGATGTCGGCGAAGATCTGGTTGACCTTCTGGCCGCCGTAGAAGGCGGGCGCGTCGCCGGTGAAATCCGCGTCCGCGAGCAGGGCCTTGGTCGCCGGGAAGAAGAACTGCTTGGTGGCGAACATCTTGGCGCTCGCCGGGTCGCTGTTGAGGAACTGGGCGAACCGCGCTGCCGCGATCGGGTTCTTGGTCGACCGGAGGACGGCGGTCGTCGAGCCGCCCCAGTTGCCCGAGCTGGGCTTGGACGCGTCCCACTGCGGCAGCGGCGCCGCCCGCCAGTTGCCCGAGGTGGCCTTGGCCGACCCGGACAGGAAGGCGGGGCCCCAGGCCGCGGTGAGCCAGGTGGCGTACTTGCCCTTGTTGAACCCGGCGTACCACGCGTCGGTGAAGTCCGGGTCGGTGCTGATGACGCCTTCCTTCGCGAGTCCGCCCCAGAAGGAGGCGAGTTTCTTGGAGGTCGCGTCGTCGACGCTGATGGAGAGGGTGCTCTTGCCGGAGGTCGCGTACGGTTTGGCGCCCGCCTGCCAGAGCAGGCCGTGCCAGGCGGCGGGTTCGTTCGCCGCGAGGTTGGTCAGGTAGACGTCCGGGGCGGCCTTGTGCAGCTTGCGCGCCGCGGCGGCGAACTCGTCCCAGGTCTGGGGCACCTGGATGCCGTGCCTGTCGAAGATGTCCTTGCGGTAGAGCATCCCCATCGGGCCGGTGTCCTGCGGGATCGCCCACACCTCGCCGCCCGGTCCGCTGACCTGCCCCCACGTCCAGTCGACGAACCGCTCCTT of Streptomyces cynarae contains these proteins:
- a CDS encoding ABC transporter substrate-binding protein translates to MPRSFVPTSSLSRRRFLASTGAVSLGATLAACSGGSGTSGSSSSAKPASQADIDKAMKTPTQLTFWTWVPDIEQEVALFEKKYPAIKVKVVNAGQGVAHYTKLRTALKAGTGAPDLAQIEYQAIPTFTITDSLLNLSPYGASALKERFVDWTWGQVSGPGGEVWAIPQDTGPMGMLYRKDIFDRHGIQVPQTWDEFAAAARKLHKAAPDVYLTNLAANEPAAWHGLLWQAGAKPYATSGKSTLSISVDDATSKKLASFWGGLAKEGVISTDPDFTDAWYAGFNKGKYATWLTAAWGPAFLSGSAKATSGNWRAAPLPQWDASKPSSGNWGGSTTAVLRSTKNPIAAARFAQFLNSDPASAKMFATKQFFFPATKALLADADFTGDAPAFYGGQKVNQIFADISGTVSPSFQWPPFLDQAATDWTETVGKSLAGRSDTVAALGTWQSRLTTYAKNQGFTVRGA